The genomic interval AATGTCCCTTTGTTCAGCTGTTCATGAGGCAAATGTTTGAAAAATACAGGAAGTAAAAACAATACAAGGCAAGTAACAAGAAATAAAAAGTTCCAACCAAGTTTTTGGGCAAGGAGCCCTCCAACCACTGGACCTAAGCCAAATGCGAGAGAGGCAGCTAAAGAAATGGATGCCATCGCTCTTCCCCTTCGAACGAGAGGGATATATCTTGCCGCAAGCACCATGCCCAACGCTTGAGACGCGCCCGCACCCGACGCTTGGACTATTCTGGCTGCCAACAAGGCTAGAAAAGTATTTGAGAAAAAAGCGGCGAGCGAAGCGAGGCCGAACGTCATCATCCCAATCATTAACAGCTTTCTGATTGGAATAAAGTCTGACAGTCTGCTGAAAGTAAATGTGGATAATGCTAAAAATAAAGAATATCCAGTAACAATCCAAGATCCGGCAGCAGGCGAAATTTGTAAATCTGAGATGATTGACGGCATGACGACATTAAACATTGATGTATTCATCAATACAAGCCATACCATAATACTCCAAAAGGGGATAATAATCTTCTCGTTAAATCCTGGCATTTTTTCTGCTGCATCTGGCATTTTTTCACTCTCCTCCGGTTATAACTTTAAAAATATTCAGATATTTTCAAGTAATAGTGAATCCGAGCAAAAAATGCCCGGATTTTGTCAAACAGATTAATTTTCGTTTTCAAATACTTTTTCGATTTGAGGGAGAACGGTATCCCAATCCGCTTCAAAGGTTTTATTGACAGTGATGAAGTCTTGATAGCCAAAAACATTATCAACGCCTTCAATTTGAATTAAGGCAGCGGCAAGAGGGTGATCAGGAGTATCGCCTTTTTTATAAGAGTAGCTTTTCGTTCCTTCAAAAATTGTTTTGTTTGCGGTAAATTTTAAAGCATTTGGGTTAGGTGTTTGCTCAACTTTTACAGATATTGCCATTTTTAAACCTCCAATCATTCACTCATTTACTCTATCGTACCATATCAACAACGAAAAGGTTGTTACTTAGAAGTTAAAACAATACCGATTGGAAACAATATCATGAAAACCTAGGGAATTATATAAATGCTTTGTTACAGAATTATTGACGCCTGTTTCCAATTCGATGCCCCGAATGTTTTCCCTTTCCGCCCAACGAATCAAATGCAAGAGCAGTTTCTTGGCGATTCCTTGGTTTCGATAATCATTGTGGACGAATAAATCGTTAAGCCAAACGTACGGTCCGCCCATCTTTAAACTGATCCCTACATTAAAAAAGGCAACGCCTAAAATGTCTCCATTTTCCTCAGCTACAAGTATATTAGCGGGAGAATCTTCAGTTAATGCTTCATTAATTCCGTTCAGTAAAAGCTGGTACGCTTCATCTGAATCATGGCGCGTCATTTGCTGCATGAGCAGACCGGCAATTTTTTCTATTAATTGTTGATCGGCGTGAACCGGAACTTGATAGACTTTCATCTTTTCCCCCCTAACGGCGTGATTTTTCTCTAATGGTTATTATAACGAAGAACAGCACAAAAAAGTTATAAAATAAAATTTTAGTATAAATGTTTATAAAGTGAAACATTTTAGTAATCTTCATCGTTTAATATATGTAGATAAGGAGTTACACGGATAAAGGTGATAACAATGCCAACATTAGTTTGTTTCGGAGATAGTTTAATTTCTAAAGAAAAAGAAAATAATGGCAAACGCCGGTTAACCTCAATCATTCGTGAAGAGATGTCTTCTTGGATTGTCATCAATTCGGGTGTCCATGGCGGGACATCTCGAGATGGCTTGGCAAGGTTTCAAGAAGATGTCCTTTACCACGATCCTGATGTTGTCTCCATTTTATTCGGAACGAATGATGCAAGCACCTTGAAACCTGTCACAATAAACGAATTTAAAACAAATCTCCTTTACATGGTTAGAAGAGTGTCACCTGAGAGAACAATATTAATTAGCCCTATCCCATTTTACAATGAAAAACGGGAAATGAGTGTAAATGATTCGATTGAGAAATATGCGATAGAAACAAAGAAAATTGCTGAGGAAACGGGCTGCTTATTTATTGATTTATGGAAAATTGCCAAGAATGAAA from Pueribacillus theae carries:
- a CDS encoding NifU N-terminal domain-containing protein, whose translation is MAISVKVEQTPNPNALKFTANKTIFEGTKSYSYKKGDTPDHPLAAALIQIEGVDNVFGYQDFITVNKTFEADWDTVLPQIEKVFENEN
- a CDS encoding GNAT family N-acetyltransferase, producing the protein MKVYQVPVHADQQLIEKIAGLLMQQMTRHDSDEAYQLLLNGINEALTEDSPANILVAEENGDILGVAFFNVGISLKMGGPYVWLNDLFVHNDYRNQGIAKKLLLHLIRWAERENIRGIELETGVNNSVTKHLYNSLGFHDIVSNRYCFNF
- a CDS encoding GDSL-type esterase/lipase family protein codes for the protein MPTLVCFGDSLISKEKENNGKRRLTSIIREEMSSWIVINSGVHGGTSRDGLARFQEDVLYHDPDVVSILFGTNDASTLKPVTINEFKTNLLYMVRRVSPERTILISPIPFYNEKREMSVNDSIEKYAIETKKIAEETGCLFIDLWKIAKNEKRLASDGVSIQKDGYKILANELMAKMQKVYLK